One genomic window of Sphingobacterium oryzagri includes the following:
- a CDS encoding MarR family winged helix-turn-helix transcriptional regulator: protein MEEQLKLENQTCFPLYALSREITNAYRPLLEEIDLTYPQYLVLLVLWENKTVTVNQLGEKLYLDSGTLTPLLKRLQGKGLIDRTRSKRDERVVEISLTAAGEQLEQQALKIPEKLAESLRLSIDELTKLREITCTILQKI, encoded by the coding sequence ATGGAAGAACAGCTGAAATTGGAAAATCAAACATGCTTTCCACTGTATGCCTTATCGCGCGAGATTACGAACGCGTACCGGCCTTTGCTGGAGGAAATCGACCTGACCTATCCGCAATACCTGGTCTTGTTGGTGCTATGGGAAAATAAAACGGTCACGGTCAATCAATTAGGGGAAAAACTTTATTTGGATAGCGGAACGCTTACGCCCCTGCTGAAAAGACTACAAGGAAAAGGCTTGATAGATCGCACCAGATCAAAGCGTGATGAGCGCGTGGTTGAAATTAGTTTAACCGCTGCCGGCGAGCAGCTGGAGCAGCAAGCGTTGAAAATACCCGAAAAACTGGCCGAGTCGTTACGCTTAAGTATTGATGAGCTGACGAAATTACGGGAAATTACCTGTACGATTCTTCAAAAAATATAA
- the idi gene encoding isopentenyl-diphosphate Delta-isomerase, whose amino-acid sequence MRRDHVVQVDREDNAIGTVEKMEAHRLGVLHRAFSVFIWNSDGQLLIHQRAADKYHGGGLWTNACCSHPQANENVRDAAMERLSFEMGLACDVNFAFSFIYQGAVERGLIEYEFDHVFIGHTDEQPKPNSAEVAAYQWIAVSELADWVARSPEAFTIWFVEALPRVLSMMPADIRA is encoded by the coding sequence ATGCGTAGAGATCATGTGGTACAGGTAGACCGAGAAGATAATGCCATAGGAACGGTAGAAAAGATGGAAGCTCATCGTTTGGGCGTGTTACATCGGGCGTTTTCGGTATTTATATGGAATAGTGACGGGCAGTTGCTTATCCATCAGCGCGCAGCAGATAAATATCATGGCGGCGGCTTGTGGACCAACGCCTGCTGTTCGCACCCGCAAGCGAATGAAAATGTGCGCGATGCGGCGATGGAACGCTTATCGTTTGAAATGGGACTCGCATGCGATGTAAACTTTGCTTTCTCGTTTATCTACCAAGGTGCGGTGGAGCGTGGTTTGATCGAGTATGAATTTGACCACGTATTTATCGGGCATACCGACGAACAACCAAAGCCGAATAGCGCTGAAGTAGCGGCTTACCAGTGGATTGCCGTTAGCGAACTGGCCGATTGGGTAGCGCGTTCTCCCGAAGCATTTACTATTTGGTTTGTCGAAGCGCTTCCACGCGTTCTTTCCATGATGCCAGCTGATATCCGTGCTTAA
- a CDS encoding cryptochrome/photolyase family protein has protein sequence MEKEEVVLFWFRRDLRLEDNRGLAAALRSGSKVLPIFIFDSGILDKLAEKKDQRVDYIHQALQQLQKELQQEGSDIRTFYGKPLEIFKELTAKFSVKTVYCNRDYEPSAITRDNKIAEWLEKQDIGFVSEKDQVIFESDEILKGDGTPYSVYTPYSRKWREKLTDKDYRAAAMPLGNLFSFKKKPIMKLQDIGFEKTAYRFETPTLDRGIIDNYGEHRDYPAKDHTTRLGVALRFGTISIRKCVKFALAHNATWLSELIWREFFMQILYHYPQVVQHCFKPQYEHIAWRNNEKEFAHWCAGTTGYPLVDAGMRELNETGFMHNRVRMVVASFLTKHLLIDWRWGEAYFAEKLLDYELSSNNGNWQWAAGCGCDAAPYFRIFNPAEQIKKFDKALDYVKRWNPDFESLEQQPIVEHRFARERALEVYKKALDKSKH, from the coding sequence ATGGAGAAAGAAGAAGTTGTCTTATTTTGGTTTCGTCGAGATTTACGATTGGAAGACAATCGAGGGTTGGCGGCTGCTTTGCGGAGTGGATCAAAGGTTTTGCCAATTTTTATATTTGATAGCGGCATTTTGGATAAGCTTGCTGAAAAAAAAGATCAACGCGTGGACTATATTCATCAAGCGTTGCAGCAACTGCAAAAAGAGCTACAACAGGAGGGAAGTGATATCCGCACTTTTTACGGTAAGCCCTTGGAAATTTTTAAAGAGCTGACCGCAAAATTTTCGGTGAAGACCGTGTACTGCAATCGCGATTATGAACCTAGTGCGATAACGCGCGATAATAAGATTGCCGAGTGGCTTGAAAAGCAGGATATCGGATTCGTTTCGGAAAAAGATCAGGTTATTTTTGAGAGCGACGAGATTTTGAAAGGAGACGGCACTCCATACAGCGTATATACGCCTTACAGCAGGAAGTGGCGGGAGAAATTGACGGATAAAGACTACCGGGCGGCAGCGATGCCGCTAGGCAACCTGTTTTCGTTTAAAAAAAAACCGATAATGAAATTGCAGGATATCGGTTTTGAAAAAACCGCTTACCGCTTTGAAACACCAACATTGGATCGTGGTATTATCGATAATTATGGTGAGCACCGCGACTATCCAGCGAAAGACCATACTACACGCTTGGGTGTGGCGCTGCGGTTTGGAACGATATCCATCCGTAAGTGCGTTAAATTTGCGCTGGCGCACAATGCTACTTGGCTTAGCGAATTAATCTGGCGGGAATTTTTTATGCAGATTTTGTATCATTATCCGCAGGTTGTACAACATTGCTTTAAGCCGCAGTATGAGCATATTGCCTGGCGAAATAATGAGAAAGAATTTGCCCATTGGTGCGCCGGTACGACCGGATATCCGTTGGTCGATGCAGGTATGCGTGAGCTAAACGAGACGGGCTTCATGCACAACCGTGTGCGTATGGTTGTTGCCAGTTTTCTAACAAAACATTTGTTGATCGACTGGCGATGGGGCGAGGCTTATTTTGCAGAAAAGCTGCTTGACTATGAACTGTCTTCCAACAATGGAAACTGGCAATGGGCTGCCGGCTGTGGCTGCGATGCCGCGCCTTATTTCCGGATTTTTAATCCGGCCGAGCAAATAAAGAAATTTGATAAAGCGCTTGACTACGTGAAACGTTGGAATCCGGATTTCGAATCGTTGGAGCAGCAGCCTATCGTCGAGCATCGCTTTGCGCGCGAACGCGCCCTGGAGGTGTATAAAAAAGCATTGGATAAAAGTAAGCACTAA
- a CDS encoding HlyD family secretion protein — translation METTTENKKPANKKFMLVFAVILLLGGGFGAYKYNQSLAHETTDDAQVERNLTPIIPRVGGYVDRVFVHDNQLVKKGDTLFTIQPVDYEVKVQEANAALLAAESSLEVSKADVFASSANVAISDATIQSNTGTIEAAEIRAKQANNDFERYANLYENHSITKQQYEQALTSKLEADKQVEVLQQQRKASSSQKAAVMSKTEVASKQTSVAQANIEKAKAMLKAAELNLSYTVVTAAVDGQVSNIRLQPGQLLNPGQSLFYVINNTETWVVANFKETQLNKIRAGQKVEIKVDAFPDDVIAGEVQSFSPATGSRFSLLPPDNATGNFVKTVQRLPVKITFTKQNKPEVIAMLRPGMNVDVDVHIK, via the coding sequence ATGGAAACGACAACAGAAAATAAAAAACCAGCAAACAAAAAATTTATGCTTGTTTTCGCTGTAATCCTCCTCTTAGGAGGCGGATTTGGTGCCTATAAATATAATCAAAGCCTGGCGCACGAAACCACCGACGATGCGCAGGTAGAACGTAATCTTACACCGATCATTCCGCGTGTAGGTGGCTATGTAGACCGCGTTTTTGTACACGATAATCAATTGGTAAAAAAAGGCGACACTTTATTTACCATTCAACCGGTAGACTACGAGGTGAAAGTGCAAGAGGCCAATGCCGCTTTGCTAGCAGCAGAAAGTTCACTGGAAGTATCCAAAGCTGATGTATTTGCTTCAAGTGCCAATGTTGCTATTTCGGACGCGACTATCCAGTCGAATACCGGTACCATCGAAGCCGCAGAAATACGCGCAAAGCAGGCCAATAATGATTTTGAGCGCTACGCTAATCTTTATGAAAACCATTCCATTACTAAACAACAGTACGAGCAGGCATTGACCAGCAAGCTGGAGGCTGATAAGCAAGTGGAGGTGTTGCAACAACAACGCAAAGCCAGCAGCTCACAAAAAGCAGCCGTTATGAGTAAAACCGAGGTGGCTAGCAAACAAACATCGGTAGCCCAAGCCAATATTGAAAAGGCAAAAGCGATGTTGAAAGCAGCCGAACTTAATCTTTCTTACACGGTCGTGACGGCCGCTGTAGACGGACAGGTATCCAACATTAGATTACAGCCTGGTCAATTGCTAAATCCTGGACAGTCTTTATTTTACGTCATCAACAATACTGAAACCTGGGTTGTTGCCAACTTTAAAGAAACGCAGTTGAATAAAATACGCGCAGGACAAAAAGTGGAAATCAAGGTAGATGCTTTCCCTGATGACGTGATAGCCGGTGAAGTACAATCTTTTTCACCAGCTACCGGCTCGCGTTTCTCTTTGCTCCCACCGGATAATGCCACGGGAAACTTTGTCAAAACGGTACAAAGACTGCCCGTCAAAATAACATTCACCAAGCAAAATAAACCAGAAGTCATCGCGATGTTGAGACCGGGGATGAATGTAGATGTGGATGTTCATATAAAATAG
- a CDS encoding DUF1304 domain-containing protein has protein sequence MHLLHLSTTAPWIGILAQVLTALVAIEHLYILWMEMFAWETKGKETFKGSLPDELFTPTKKLAANQGLYNGFLAAGLIWSFFITDPIWTTNVRLFFLACVALAGIYGALTASKKIFFVQALPALLAMLLVMLAC, from the coding sequence ATGCACCTACTACATCTTTCTACAACAGCCCCCTGGATCGGCATTTTAGCGCAAGTACTCACGGCATTGGTGGCAATCGAACATCTCTATATTTTATGGATGGAAATGTTTGCCTGGGAAACCAAAGGTAAAGAAACGTTCAAAGGATCGCTGCCGGACGAGCTTTTTACGCCAACCAAAAAATTGGCAGCCAACCAAGGATTGTATAACGGGTTTTTAGCGGCGGGTTTGATTTGGTCTTTTTTTATAACGGACCCAATCTGGACGACTAATGTGCGCTTGTTTTTTTTGGCTTGCGTGGCTTTAGCTGGCATTTATGGCGCTTTAACAGCGTCAAAAAAGATCTTTTTTGTGCAAGCTCTTCCGGCTTTACTAGCTATGTTATTGGTGATGCTGGCCTGTTAA
- a CDS encoding MDR family MFS transporter, whose translation METLSEKNTLVEYGFKRALITFTCILCALLEIVDTTIVNVALNDMKGSLGATLTDVAWVITAYAIANVIIIPMTSWLSQQFGRRNYFAASIIIFTVSSFLCGNATNIWELVAFRFLQGMGGGALLVTAQTILTETYPPEKRSMAQAIYGMGVIVGPTLGPPLGGYIVDNFSWPYIFYINVPLGILATIMTIYLVKSPRYGKKQSAKEVDWWGMAFLVTFIGSLQFVLEHGQQDDWFEDRTIVILSVASILGLFLFIWRELTYANPIVNLRVLRNKNLQIGTIMSFILGFGLFGSTFIIPIYTQSILGWTATDAGMLLIPSSIMTGIMMPFIGKMIQAGVPQKYMVALGLCIFFGYSFFMYGIITNDTGSEHMFWPLIIRGVGLGLLFVPIMTLSLSTLSGKAIGEGASFTGMSRQLGGSFGIALITTFISRDSQHHRIDLLAHLDPSKFEVQQRIEAMQASFIGKGFSANEALAKAYQLIEGSVMKQATILSYMDVFLYLGILFLLCVPFVLFIKQGKNKVDTSNMH comes from the coding sequence ATGGAAACTTTATCCGAAAAAAACACGTTAGTAGAATACGGTTTCAAGCGTGCGCTGATTACATTTACCTGTATCCTTTGCGCGCTGCTCGAGATCGTGGATACGACAATCGTCAATGTCGCGTTAAACGACATGAAAGGAAGCTTGGGCGCTACCTTGACCGACGTGGCTTGGGTAATCACGGCCTATGCCATTGCAAACGTGATCATTATTCCGATGACCAGCTGGTTGTCGCAGCAATTTGGTCGCCGCAACTACTTTGCGGCTTCCATCATCATTTTTACCGTATCGTCTTTCCTTTGTGGCAACGCCACGAATATTTGGGAATTGGTTGCTTTTCGTTTCCTCCAAGGAATGGGCGGTGGCGCATTGTTAGTGACAGCGCAAACCATCTTAACGGAAACTTACCCGCCAGAGAAACGGAGTATGGCGCAAGCTATTTACGGCATGGGCGTTATCGTCGGGCCAACTTTAGGTCCTCCGCTAGGTGGATATATTGTCGATAACTTTTCATGGCCTTACATTTTCTATATAAACGTCCCGTTAGGCATCTTAGCAACCATTATGACCATCTATTTGGTTAAAAGTCCGCGTTATGGCAAAAAGCAATCTGCTAAAGAAGTTGATTGGTGGGGCATGGCATTTTTAGTTACGTTTATCGGTTCGCTGCAATTTGTACTCGAACACGGACAGCAAGACGACTGGTTTGAAGATCGCACGATCGTTATCCTTTCGGTCGCTTCCATCTTGGGCTTATTTTTGTTCATCTGGCGCGAACTGACTTACGCCAACCCCATTGTGAACCTGCGGGTGTTACGCAACAAAAATCTGCAAATCGGCACGATCATGAGCTTTATACTCGGTTTCGGTCTGTTTGGCTCCACTTTTATCATTCCCATTTATACGCAATCAATTTTAGGCTGGACAGCCACAGATGCGGGTATGCTCCTTATACCGAGCTCGATCATGACGGGCATCATGATGCCTTTTATCGGGAAGATGATTCAAGCTGGCGTGCCACAAAAATACATGGTTGCATTAGGATTGTGCATTTTCTTCGGTTATTCATTTTTTATGTACGGCATCATTACCAACGACACCGGCAGTGAACATATGTTTTGGCCGCTTATTATCCGTGGTGTAGGTCTGGGATTGCTTTTCGTGCCAATCATGACGTTATCACTCTCTACACTTTCCGGAAAAGCCATTGGCGAAGGCGCTTCTTTTACAGGCATGAGTCGCCAGCTCGGCGGATCTTTCGGCATTGCGCTGATCACGACGTTTATTTCACGTGATAGCCAGCACCACCGCATAGATTTACTGGCGCACCTTGATCCTTCCAAATTTGAAGTGCAGCAACGTATCGAGGCCATGCAAGCCTCTTTCATCGGAAAAGGTTTTTCCGCTAATGAAGCGCTGGCGAAAGCGTATCAATTGATCGAAGGCAGTGTCATGAAGCAAGCAACCATCTTATCATACATGGATGTATTCTTATATTTAGGCATTTTATTCTTGCTGTGCGTGCCATTTGTGCTCTTTATCAAACAAGGAAAGAACAAAGTTGATACCTCAAACATGCATTAA
- a CDS encoding histidine kinase: MADTATFNYYLTVLLVAGIILFLIVLWIKQRKTIERLQKQLFIAENKLHEQQLSEMDYKLNPHLFKNVLNAIQSHAYQTYHSLNSLSSVLDYILYESKKKYVTPHQELDFALSLIEIYRIKLSPLFELKVKKQIRENEPLLNQRLMAPLLCIDLIENAFKHADLQSPNSFISVTFIFKENIFSLTVANKISNKTPLKKERQGLGSDLLTRRLDLIYRENYKLDKFIEGDVHIAHLKIDLLEHKAKMLAAR; this comes from the coding sequence ATGGCAGACACAGCTACCTTTAATTACTACTTGACTGTCCTTTTGGTCGCTGGCATTATCCTGTTTTTGATCGTACTATGGATCAAACAACGAAAAACCATCGAACGCCTGCAAAAGCAATTGTTTATTGCTGAGAATAAATTGCACGAGCAGCAGTTATCGGAAATGGATTACAAACTCAACCCGCATCTATTCAAAAATGTTCTAAACGCGATACAATCTCACGCGTATCAAACTTACCATTCACTCAACTCGCTTTCGAGCGTATTGGACTATATCTTATACGAAAGCAAAAAGAAATACGTAACGCCACACCAAGAACTGGACTTTGCACTGAGCCTCATCGAAATATACCGTATTAAGTTGAGTCCGCTATTTGAATTGAAGGTTAAGAAGCAAATCAGGGAAAACGAGCCGCTTTTGAACCAACGACTGATGGCTCCCTTACTTTGTATCGATCTAATCGAAAACGCCTTTAAACATGCCGATTTGCAAAGCCCCAATTCATTCATTTCGGTGACGTTTATATTTAAGGAAAATATATTCTCGCTTACCGTTGCCAACAAAATATCCAATAAAACGCCTTTAAAAAAAGAGCGCCAAGGCTTGGGCAGCGACTTGTTGACGCGTAGATTAGACCTCATCTATCGGGAAAACTATAAATTAGATAAATTTATAGAAGGCGATGTACATATAGCACATTTAAAAATTGACTTACTTGAACACAAAGCTAAAATGCTTGCTGCTCGATGA
- a CDS encoding cation:proton antiporter — protein sequence MKKLKSSLFYMTTIGTFSMLIYWIIQHGKIMETDRHINHTHSRQSQWQEFVDTVLHNIQHPLATLLAQIVVIILTARLFGWLCKKIGQPTVIGEIIAGIALGPSFLGIYFPEFSSALFPVESLSNLQFLSQIGLIFFMFIIGMELDLKVLQNKAQDAVVISHASIIFPFALGVALAYLLYTSFAPIGIDFTSFALFIGISMSITAFPVLARIVQERNLQKTKLGTIVITCAAADDITAWCLLAAVIAIVKAGNFVSSLYIILLAVGYVLVMIKLVRPFLKRIGEMYASRENLSKPIVAIFFLTLILSAYLTEIIGIHALFGAFMAGAIMPDNSKFRNTFTEKVEDVSLVLLLPLFFVYTGLRTQIGLLNEPYHWQITALIIAVAVVGKFVGSTAAAKFVGQNWKDSLTIGALMNTRGLMELVVLNIGYDLGVLTPEIFAMMVIMALLTTFMTGPALDLIEKIFKPKDSTVPAAVSRVGKYNILIAFGHPERSKNLLRLAHGLSKKLDRSTSITAVHLTPTNDLHHYNAAQYEADSFEPILAECENIAQRISTIFKASNNMESDIVELANDGLYDLLLIGVGQSIFDGSALGKIFGFTTRIINPEKIIYRVMGKENPLESSIFSDSTQQILFRSRITVGVFIDKDFKQADRILIPIYTPSDLKMIKYAQKFIHNSGSQIVIIDSKKLVSKSTETLELIRAIEQVAPNHISRHEQLDISHELLQQQDLIIMSTESWKELFDNRNLWLSHMPSALLIKHRD from the coding sequence ATGAAAAAGTTGAAGAGCAGCCTTTTTTACATGACGACCATCGGAACGTTTTCGATGCTTATTTACTGGATTATACAGCACGGCAAAATTATGGAGACGGACCGGCACATCAACCATACGCATAGTCGCCAATCGCAGTGGCAGGAATTTGTCGATACCGTCTTACACAACATCCAACATCCGCTGGCTACGTTGTTAGCCCAGATTGTCGTGATTATATTGACCGCCAGGCTATTTGGCTGGTTGTGTAAGAAAATAGGACAACCGACCGTGATTGGCGAAATTATTGCCGGCATTGCGCTCGGCCCATCTTTTTTGGGCATTTATTTTCCTGAATTTTCTTCCGCGCTATTTCCCGTCGAGTCACTCAGCAACCTGCAGTTTCTAAGCCAGATCGGGCTCATCTTTTTCATGTTTATCATCGGAATGGAGCTAGACCTGAAAGTACTGCAAAACAAAGCGCAGGATGCGGTGGTCATAAGCCATGCCAGCATTATTTTTCCTTTTGCATTGGGCGTTGCGCTGGCTTACCTTTTGTATACTTCGTTTGCACCGATCGGTATTGACTTTACCTCTTTTGCGCTTTTTATCGGAATTTCGATGAGCATTACGGCCTTCCCTGTGCTGGCGCGTATCGTTCAGGAGCGAAATCTTCAAAAAACAAAATTAGGCACCATCGTTATTACCTGCGCTGCGGCAGATGATATCACAGCCTGGTGTTTGCTGGCGGCCGTCATCGCTATCGTCAAGGCTGGCAATTTCGTAAGTTCGCTTTACATTATCTTGCTTGCAGTAGGCTACGTTTTGGTTATGATCAAACTTGTACGGCCTTTCTTAAAGCGTATTGGCGAGATGTATGCCAGCAGAGAAAACTTAAGCAAACCTATTGTGGCCATCTTTTTTCTGACGCTTATATTGAGTGCTTACCTGACAGAAATTATTGGCATACACGCCCTTTTTGGTGCTTTTATGGCTGGAGCGATCATGCCCGACAACAGTAAATTTAGAAACACCTTTACGGAAAAAGTGGAAGACGTTTCCTTGGTCTTGCTCCTACCGCTGTTTTTTGTTTATACGGGCTTGCGTACGCAGATCGGACTTTTGAACGAGCCTTATCATTGGCAGATTACGGCGCTGATTATAGCAGTAGCCGTCGTCGGAAAATTTGTAGGCAGCACCGCTGCAGCCAAGTTTGTCGGGCAAAATTGGAAAGACAGCTTAACGATTGGCGCCTTGATGAACACCCGCGGTTTGATGGAACTGGTGGTTCTCAACATCGGTTATGATCTGGGCGTGCTAACGCCCGAAATATTTGCCATGATGGTGATTATGGCTCTGCTCACCACTTTTATGACGGGCCCGGCGCTGGACCTTATCGAAAAAATCTTTAAACCCAAAGATAGCACGGTTCCGGCCGCCGTAAGCCGAGTCGGAAAATATAATATATTGATTGCTTTCGGACATCCCGAGCGCAGCAAAAATCTGCTGCGCTTAGCACACGGCCTCAGCAAAAAACTCGATCGAAGTACATCCATTACGGCTGTACACCTTACCCCAACCAACGATCTGCACCATTACAACGCCGCACAATATGAGGCGGATAGCTTCGAACCCATATTGGCCGAATGTGAAAACATAGCGCAACGTATTTCTACGATATTTAAGGCATCCAACAATATGGAAAGCGATATTGTTGAACTGGCCAACGATGGGCTTTACGACCTGCTCCTGATCGGTGTTGGCCAGTCGATATTTGATGGCAGTGCCTTGGGAAAAATATTTGGTTTTACTACGCGCATCATCAATCCGGAAAAGATCATTTACCGGGTCATGGGCAAAGAGAATCCCTTGGAGAGTTCCATATTTTCAGATAGTACGCAACAAATTTTATTCCGGTCCCGTATTACCGTCGGAGTCTTTATCGATAAAGATTTCAAACAGGCAGATCGTATTTTGATACCGATTTATACACCTAGTGATTTAAAAATGATCAAATACGCCCAAAAGTTTATCCACAACTCCGGCTCACAGATCGTGATAATCGACAGCAAAAAATTGGTCAGCAAAAGCACCGAGACACTCGAGCTTATACGCGCGATTGAACAAGTAGCTCCAAACCACATCAGTCGCCACGAACAGCTCGATATCAGCCACGAATTATTGCAGCAGCAAGATCTGATTATCATGAGCACCGAAAGCTGGAAAGAGCTTTTTGATAACCGAAACTTATGGTTGTCCCACATGCCCTCTGCTCTGCTCATTAAACATCGGGATTAG
- a CDS encoding TetR/AcrR family transcriptional regulator, whose translation MARKKNQTAEPTEGLPAKKPRKVVSGPIRDKEKTKRRLIATVGKVLQKYTYSGLTITNIAKESGLNPKLIYLYFGSLDGLIEEYIIEKDFWSPKSRTQLTELLEQPEKIGADEVSDILQLQFDSFLKDKSIQRIIHWEMGMKNKLLRKVADDREEVGNQILNYIDPVFEDTDVDVRATLALILGGIYYMTLHAKNNGSTVCGIDINEDEGREAIEKAINRLVLRDFEDASNQPKKRPSKKK comes from the coding sequence ATGGCACGAAAAAAAAATCAAACAGCAGAACCAACCGAAGGACTTCCTGCAAAGAAGCCTAGGAAGGTAGTTTCCGGACCTATCCGGGACAAGGAAAAAACAAAACGCCGACTAATTGCAACCGTCGGAAAAGTTTTGCAAAAGTATACGTACTCAGGTTTGACGATTACGAACATCGCCAAAGAATCAGGTCTGAATCCAAAATTAATTTACTTATATTTTGGAAGCTTAGACGGATTGATTGAAGAGTACATCATTGAAAAAGATTTTTGGTCTCCGAAATCAAGAACGCAACTTACGGAGCTTTTAGAGCAGCCTGAAAAAATTGGCGCAGATGAAGTGAGCGATATTCTGCAGTTACAATTTGATTCCTTTTTAAAGGATAAGTCTATTCAACGTATTATCCACTGGGAAATGGGTATGAAGAATAAACTATTGCGTAAAGTAGCAGATGACCGTGAGGAAGTTGGCAATCAAATCTTGAACTACATCGATCCGGTTTTCGAGGATACCGATGTTGATGTTCGCGCAACATTAGCGTTAATCTTAGGTGGTATTTACTACATGACTTTACATGCAAAAAACAACGGCAGCACCGTTTGCGGTATTGACATCAACGAAGATGAAGGCAGAGAAGCTATTGAAAAAGCGATAAATCGCTTAGTTTTAAGAGACTTCGAAGACGCAAGCAATCAACCAAAAAAACGTCCTTCAAAAAAGAAGTAA
- a CDS encoding LytR/AlgR family response regulator transcription factor, protein MNTKLKCLLLDDELPSLSYLKLLCEQLPGVEVVKAFNDPLDFMNEFARIDFDLLITDIEMPNMKGIELVEHIKEKAVIFTTAYGEYAADAFDLQVIDYVRKPLQLERLRQAIKKVQLWHNKALHRQKTFIQVNSDKGKYLLHFDQIRFITTSALDSRDKVVYLDNGSQITLKNISFQTLEEAWPSTDFCRINKKEIIAMQIVSAFSHDEISTTLLLENGQARTCSLSEKYKMDFLQKIAL, encoded by the coding sequence TTGAACACAAAGCTAAAATGCTTGCTGCTCGATGATGAGCTTCCAAGTTTATCTTACTTAAAACTGTTGTGCGAGCAGCTTCCGGGTGTAGAAGTTGTAAAAGCGTTTAATGATCCGCTTGACTTTATGAACGAATTTGCGCGGATCGATTTTGATCTGCTGATTACCGATATCGAAATGCCCAACATGAAAGGTATCGAATTGGTAGAACATATCAAGGAGAAGGCCGTGATCTTTACCACGGCTTATGGCGAGTATGCAGCCGATGCTTTCGATCTTCAGGTTATCGATTATGTACGCAAACCCTTACAACTGGAGCGATTGCGGCAAGCAATTAAAAAGGTACAGCTATGGCATAATAAAGCACTACACCGGCAAAAAACTTTTATACAGGTCAATAGTGACAAAGGAAAATACCTCTTGCATTTTGACCAGATCAGGTTTATCACAACCTCGGCGCTGGATAGTCGCGATAAGGTGGTATACCTGGATAACGGCAGTCAAATCACCTTAAAAAATATATCCTTCCAAACCTTGGAGGAAGCATGGCCTTCGACAGATTTTTGCCGAATCAATAAAAAGGAAATCATCGCCATGCAGATTGTTTCTGCTTTTTCCCACGATGAAATCAGCACGACACTTTTGCTGGAGAACGGACAAGCACGTACCTGCTCGCTTAGTGAAAAATATAAAATGGATTTTCTACAGAAAATAGCCCTGTAG